A window of Carassius carassius chromosome 48, fCarCar2.1, whole genome shotgun sequence genomic DNA:
ATAATTTTGCAGAATAAGAGTgttttttccaatgagcctgggttaTGTAATACTGTACAAAAATACTCAAGTACCTCAGGTTTCTTTATGGGGGCTTCTGTGGTTAGCACCTCTTTATGATTCAGTGTTGAACTCTGTGGCACGTTTACAGTATCGTTGTGAACTAGTTAACAGTGAGATTATCACTTATGTGGCAGTTTGTGAtagtttaattataaaaaaaatcataacagtCTTAAACTGTTTAGGATTTCTAAGCACTCTCAATAAAACTCCCAAATAGTACATTAGGTTTACATGAGGATATATTAAAACAGACTAACTTTAGTGGACAATGCATGATATGGTTTAATGAGGCTGACTATCACTTAATGGCAGGTACTTGCTGTTTGTTTCTCATCCGCCCACTCGGTGGCTGTTTTTGCTGAGGGAAAATGATGGCAGCATATTCCACTCCGTCCTGGTCCTTTGATGTCGTCTCGGCAGGTTCTACTCTGTCATCTCTTTCAGGTCTATTTTGAAAGTCTAACTCTCCATACTCCACACAGCTGACAAACACAGCCCCGGATGTCCCACACTGCCCCTGCTAACAGCCCAAGCCATAAAATACTGTTAGTGTTTTTCAATAGTTTAGGTGAAATAAAGAGGTCATGAACATACCTGTTGAGTTGTGTTGGTGTGAACTGGAGGGTTTTCTGCGTCTGAAGAGTCATAGAGTTACAATTAGCGCATTTTTCTAAACACATTATGGTGTTTTAGTAAATGtgcatatttacttttttaattgaatattcattcatttctaattttacatttcttttcacagacgttttgtttatattttcctCCGTTTTagcaatgtgttttttgaaataCTTGAAGCAGTGTCCCAAATTGCGTATCGAATTTATCATCTACCATATTTATTTTcccttttaaaaagtaataaactactccataaatcattttattttatgttttacattaatGAACGATCGTAAAATGTGAACCCTGCTACTGtactatcatttaaaagtttAGAGTTCATTACATTTtcgatgtttttgaaagaagtctcttctgctcagcaaggctgtatttatttgatcgaaaaaaataagcaatattgtgaaatattattatcattttaaataactgttttctacgtgaatatatattttaaaatgcaatttatttctgtgatgaaaagctgaatttctaGCATCATTGGCATAAAACCTGATCCTTAAGAAATGTTGAATGTtgaaatgatccttcagaagtcattctaatatggttAACATTATCaatgtcaaatgtatttttttgagtctttggtttaaatatatatatatatatatatatatatatatatgtatatatatatatacatttttgatatCTTTATTGTCACTTATGATCAGCTGAATGTATCCTTGCCtgctaaaagtattaatttctttctaaaaaatacctgatcccaaacttttgaatggaagtgaTTTATAAAAAGTACTGAATTTAGCATAAGATGGCACAATGCTGTTCAATAACACTCAACTGTCTCATGTACAAAATcatacaaacatatttttaaaatcacCCAGTCAATCTGTAAAAGAAATCTGATTCAAAACAGTGCATGAATATTACATTACCTGGTTTTCTTGGATAGGTCCTAAAAAGCCAGAACAATATGCCCACAACgagacatataaatataaatattgtaatcAATGCACTTAAGAAAATGAAGAATGAGTTTTGTTCTGATGACTCCAGTTTAGGTGAATTAGTCCCTATGTTTTCATGCACAGCTTCTGTTTCTTTCGCAGTTTCTGAAAGGAAAATCACCTCGTTTGTCAAAATGGCATGCAACACGGAGCATAAATTAAAGAATATTATAAACGCAGTGACAATTACAATAGCACATGCACATGTATGAGTACGTCACTGaatgaaaaaagttttaaatggaTTCTGTTTAACACTAAGCTTTAAAGAGAAAACTTACCTGCTGATTTATTTACTAATTTGACTTTAATACTGATTTTATTGCTCTCAAAAAAATACTTAATGCCATCTGTAAGCACTACAACATAATATGTCCCTTCATCTTCCAGTGTGAGATTTGTGATGTTTAGTGTGACAGTTTGGTTTTTCACATCACTCAGGGCAAACCTTTCTTTGCAATCGTTGGATTCTATCGAAGTTGCTATCTTTACCCCATTTTTGTACAGACTAGGTTTGGAGGGTATAACAGAGTCTTGAAAAGTGAATTTAACAGTGATGTTTTCTTCCGATGAGCCATTTACTTCATGTGTTGAttccactgaaataaaaacaacactTGGTCACTTCAACAGAAATCTGACAATAGACTGTTTAATAGCAGATtgagatttttgttgtaaatgttCAACAGCTTTTTGTAGCCAAGTTTTTTACTTTTGGGTCAATGATGAACAAACTACGATGAAAGCATTCGCCCGAGTAAAACTGGTACTACAGTGGCCCTCCTCTAGATCATCTCAACAAGTCTGTGTCACgatgtttctttttaattttaaaaagactTACTCACTGTTATTTCACTGATGGTATGATACAGCTATGAAACTCTTCAAAGGAAGAAAGAGCTGTTGTTCTGCAGATCTCGCTCATATTTTCCATGAGTCAAAGGAAATTTCTTGGTACTTCAATTGCCCTTTTTTTGTACAACACTACAAATCCTTTCAATCGAATTTTACGTGCAATTACTTTGGCCTAAAATCACTTTAAAAACAAGTGTAAAGGCACAACTATTCATATATTATTCCAAATAAAGACTGATATTTGATGTAAGGTTTACATTGGGCCTTAATGTAAGAAACATTGTGAAAATACCGTACAAATCAACAGACAGTAAGACAAAACCCCAAAATGATCATGACCTCTTTTACTCACCGTTAAGAGTCAAGTAGAGCATGAATGAGAAAAGTACGAGTTTGTTCTTGAAGTCACGCTTCATGCTGCAGAAGGAACGGAGCGAGTGAACGCAGGCAGCCACCGGAGATGCAAACGTCTTCCCGTTTCTGCTGATTTATGCTTCGCACTTACAGCATGTTGAGGATCAAACCTACGTCTTTCAGGGGGAGGTACAGACAGGAACTGAATCtcattatgctttttttttttttttttacttttcttttccttttgttcACTCTCAGATCTctggaaactaaaaaaaaaaaaaataataataataagtggaaaataataatactaataatagcaACAAGATCATTGTTACAATAAacagcattacaaaaaataaaaaagctgctCTGTTACATATATGTACAGTGACTGTagatctttgttttttttgtcaaatcaTTTCATCTCTCATCACACAATCCCACCACAAGACCACCGACAGACCACCTTGAGTTTCACAACCCCTTGGAGGAAACTAGACTGTGTAAACTGCCACAAAACACACTGATGGCTCACGACTGCAtgacattacatttaaaacaccAAAATAAACCTGGCcaaatttaacatttatgaaaaatGCCCTTACTCTAAAAACACatttgaacttttcagttcaagTGTACCTTCACTGGGCCTCTATGGTGACCAGTTTAGTGTGACTGAGTTTGATGACTAACTTGTCCTCCAGACTCAATGAATTTTTCCTATTTATGTTTTTTAGGGAGAAATCAGACTTAAGGGAAGGCGAATGTATACGTGTGTTTTTACCCCTGTGAAGATAAGATCTGAATGTGCTTCCTCCAGAAAACGCTGAACGTTCGGAAACAGCGCCTCACGTGTAAACGTGAACGCGCCCGACGCTCATCACGCCCTCACCGCTCCCCGGATGAAGCCGAGTTGTTATGGCAACGACGGTCAAGCGGTAAAGCGAAAGTAACGGCGTCGCGCACCAAACGCTCGTTGAACTGCCTTTAAAAGGGTCGCTAGTCCGGttatattctatctatctatctatctatctatctatctatctatctatctatctatctatctatctatctatctatctatctatctaatactTCAGACATGGTGAACTTTGACAAAAGTGTAGACTTTGTtataaatgtttgcatttttatatgaACACATTTTATGTAAATGCAGTATTTTGAAAGCAGCACCCcagtttatttgtcttttaaaaaatCGTCAAAAATTATGAGAAGATATAAGGCTAGAAAATTTGTTTTGAACAGTGAGATAATTTtggggatgcaccggttgaccggccataaatcattcgctatcatgtcatttgtgtggaggtcacgggcagccgttcagcgcaggaagtgcagagctacacgtcccaatccagagacacagagagcaggaagcgaacagccgttggtgtacagtactgcagcacaaataagagtccctcTCCTGCGCGAGCGAACTGTATCTGTCcctgcacaagcggagacagtgatgttcagctcaacctctcacgtgttggatgagaaacgaaaccgaCTAAACTCTGACAAAACTGTAATGCTTTttttctgtataggatgattatttttattttaccttaaaattacatcgacgtaatttgatttaaaaatcacctgctgcaCACTGCAAAAAAGGTGTTTCATtgatccaattaaaacattttagggtaatgattcacatctatatatattttttttaaacttgagacaatagttatttatttttcatttgctcaagttaaaaaaaaaatatacgattgaaacactttgcatctttgttttattcgcaccaaaattacttgattttaacattttgaaataatttatttatatagcatacttgtATTtggtctcactggtaaagacatttttttttatttaaaaccaaatttagaaACTGAAATACTGAacgctgattaagaaacctcttattgaatgtgtgttgattgtgttatttggactgtagaactatgcagttatttcctttaatttcacatggttacagttactGTTTTCATGTAAGGCCAGTTCtgtgtagtttcaacccaattcaaaaacaaaagctaaatgctgatgtctgtaccatctgtgtttgtattgaatgtaggctactaactgtgcagttactgctgttcaTTTCAGACTGTCACTggtattgttttcaatagccaaagccagtttggcctattaaataccaaataaacatcttgtttttatgcatactttccttctttcttgtttgttgcttaaagaaagaaaaaaaaaaacacggaaatcggtatcggaatcggccatgaaaaatcttGATCGTGCATCCTAATATTTTTAATCAGTATGATCTTGTTTAACCGCCCACAGTGTGTATTTAATCTAATCTTTAATTGTAATCTATTACTTgcttttttgtttctcttttgtaGTATCTATCAAGTATATATCAGTCTGTAAGGATTTATAGTTTTATCTTGTTCTGTTAatgttgaaacacacacacacacacacacacacacaaactttaacGAATAAAATGCCACTGCCGGAGTTCAGCAGTCTTCGTGTCTGGAGCGAAATCATTTCTCATACAGTTGAACATGAAATCTTTGATTTGGATTGATAGCAGCAGACGGGTGTATTTTCAGACGTGGGCTTCGACAGATACAAGCTCATCGTGCAGGTGGCCGTTGGAGAGCAGCACGGGGAGGGAGTCAAGTAAGAGCAATACTTCTAAGGAAAACAAATGAATTGTGAAATCAGGATGCTTTCAAACGAATCTTTAGCAAACCTGAGCAGTGGCGCTGTGTTTTTTGTGCAGTAGACCCATGACCACAGACATTATAACGAGCAGAAGACGCATCCTCAGATGCTTAGCTGTGACCTTTGGGTTGTTTGTCACGTGTCTGAGGTTTCTACTGATCTTTCTAGGTCACCCACATTAAGTAAGATACAGCCTGACTCAATGTGGTCTCATGATGTGAAACCAATATTACAGGGCATCTGAAACCCACAGTTCTTCGTAATTGCAGATCTGACTTGTAAAGATCttgagtccccccccccccccaaaaaaatcttcAGTGTAACAAAATTTTGTAAGTCATATAAGACACCTTTAgatgcatatttaattttatttatcacattgcgtattaaaattaatttaatttattgtacttaattattcattattatatcaGTCACATCCATGTTTGTTTGTATGACTACCTCACTAtatgatttttgtctttttttcccccatcttaacaatgctgaaaatgtttaatttttaaataaatatttatataaaatacataatttgtttGTCACTATCATTCTGTATGCTTTTATATATAATAGTTTAACTTTTCACACCTATTCATTTGATATGATTGACTgtgatattgtaaaaaaataaaataaaattgtcattcaaaaaaaaaaaaaaaagcacttgcaTGGATATAAATGCCACATTAATGAAAGTATTGCCATTATTTTGGTTAAATGTGTAAGGTGGCCCCCTACTGACTGTCTGTGGGACTTACAAGAGCCAGTTTATCCACTCTCACCCTGGAGTCTAGAGATATGGTGAATTACTTTAAAACCACATTGTGGAATGGATTTCTAAACGACCTTTGACCCTGCAAGGATTATTATGGTGTTTTGTTGTTATGCACATCAGGAAAATCAGCAGTTGCATTTTCAGGAAACCTTTCGGTTggacttttttctctttctcagtgTAACCTAAGAACTGGGATGTCATGGATTTCAGCCACTACTGATGAGATATAATTGTGTGATGAGAGACTGGTGTCCATTTCATTGCCCATATGTCACTGGCCATTTGTTTTGCAGCTGTGTGTGTTGCTGAACAGCAGTCAGTGTGATTTCTGGACTGACAGTGATGGACTCGCTTAGAAAGTCCACAGGTGTGAAAATAACTACATATGCAAACAGATCATACTGTTTTAAACAAATAGGGCTGTCTTATTAATAGTCAAAgcctgtaaaacaaaacaaaactagaagtaaaataaaagtatacttatactgtatatatatatatatatatatatatatatatatatatatatatatatatatatatatatatatatatatattaatggcaTCCAAGGCTTTGATCACCCAATCTGATCAGAGCTCATGCGCTAAGATTAAAGTGACtctattatgaataaaaatgtaggGGTACAGGATATTGCTTTGTGGCTTTTAGTATCTCTTCAATGAAATTCTCAGGGACAAAACAACTGATATTTCTAGCTTCTCAGACTCCCTTTACCTTACCCAAGGGAACTGTGCCATTATCCATCTTATCTTTATATCCTGACTTCCACCATTTTTGTAAAATTCATAAAGAAGGACTCTGCCAGAACATTTCTGTTATTTATAGATGTGTTTGTGTTATTGTAGATTTCAGCAAATGGTTTGAAAACATTCTGCTGTGCCCTGCAGACCAATCCTTTTTATTTACAAAGCTTGTCAGAAGAAGA
This region includes:
- the LOC132131279 gene encoding uncharacterized protein LOC132131279 isoform X2 produces the protein MKRDFKNKLVLFSFMLYLTLNVESTHEVNGSSEENITVKFTFQDSVIPSKPSLYKNGVKIATSIESNDCKERFALSDVKNQTVTLNITNLTLEDEGTYYVVVLTDGIKYFFESNKISIKVKLVNKSADAENPPVHTNTTQQQGQCGTSGAVFVSCVEYGELDFQNRPERDDRVEPAETTSKDQDGVEYAAIIFPQQKQPPSGRMRNKQQVPAIK
- the LOC132131279 gene encoding CMRF35-like molecule 8 isoform X1 — its product is MKRDFKNKLVLFSFMLYLTLNVESTHEVNGSSEENITVKFTFQDSVIPSKPSLYKNGVKIATSIESNDCKERFALSDVKNQTVTLNITNLTLEDEGTYYVVVLTDGIKYFFESNKISIKVKLVNKSAETAKETEAVHENIGTNSPKLESSEQNSFFIFLSALITIFIFICLVVGILFWLFRTYPRKPDAENPPVHTNTTQQQGQCGTSGAVFVSCVEYGELDFQNRPERDDRVEPAETTSKDQDGVEYAAIIFPQQKQPPSGRMRNKQQVPAIK